In Antechinus flavipes isolate AdamAnt ecotype Samford, QLD, Australia chromosome 3, AdamAnt_v2, whole genome shotgun sequence, a genomic segment contains:
- the LOC127556484 gene encoding immunoglobulin superfamily member 1-like: MGIQKPLQNQTSADLWTDFSLPSVRPEDTGIYRCTYKDRTASGTQSESSETLELVVIGSLPKPSLSALPGLMVEPGKHVTLLCRQTPQSALWKATFTLLKVGRPQPLQSQNTSGTSAVFPLLSVKPQDSGNYTCVYYERMAPYQASEPSDALEILVTDALPKPSLSAWPGLQVASGSNVTLLCWGPSWIPRFVLYKEGVERILHSMEAHEDRGRFSLTHVTFKDSGNYSCSYQLGTNESLWKQSSDALELLVREVKEPSNNLAIILSCASFLLLLLLCLLLLALLGSLQRYISRSYFCCSCLPWNTCKPHHGEAAREEKPYKEETRETTRGLLIPITEDPQGRTQLNIRTMNKMKTDIRNSFTETVVYDTVE, encoded by the exons ATGGGGATCCAGAAGCCCTTACAAAACCAGACCTCAGCAGATCTCTGGACtgacttctccctcccttctgtcaGACCTGAGGACACTGGGATCTACAGATGTACTTACAAGGACAGGACAGCCTCTGGTACACAATCAGAATCCAGTGAGACCCTGGAGCTGGTGGTGATAG GATCTCTGCCCAAGCCTTCCCTCTCAGCCCTCCCAGGCCTGATGGTGGAGCCTGGGAAGCATGTGACTCTCCTGTGCAGGCAGACCCCTCAGTCAGCACTATGGAAAGCAACATTTACTCTGTTGAAGGTGGGCAGACCTCAGCCCCTGCAGAGCCAGAACACATCTGGCACCTCAGctgtcttccccctcctctctgtgAAGCCCCAGGATTCTGGCAACTACACCTGTGTCTACTATGAAAGAATGGCTCCATACCAGGCATCAGAGCCCAGTGATGCCCTAGAGATCTTGGTGACAG ATGCACTCCCCAAGCCTTCCCTCTCAGCCTGGCCTGGTCTACAAGTAGCCTCAGGGAGCAATGTGACCCTCCTTTGCTGGGGACCCTCATGGATACCTAGGTTTGTTCTGTATAAGGAGGGAGTTGAGAGAATCCTGCACAGCATGGAAGCCCATGAAGACCGGGGTAGGTTCTCCTTGACCCATGTAACCTTCAAGGACTCTGGCAATTACAGCTGCAGCTATCAGCTGGGCACCAATGAAAGTCTCTGGAAGCAGTCTAGTGATGCCCTGGAGCTTCTTGTAAGAGAAGTAAAAG AGCCAAGTAACAACCTCGCCATCATCCTTAGCTgtgcttcctttctcctcctcctcctcctctgccttcTCTTGCTTGCACTACTGG GATCTTTGCAGAGATACATCTCTAGGAG CTATTTTTGTTGCTCTTGTCTTCCTTGGAATACCTGCAAGCCCCATCATGGTGAGGCAGCCAGAGAGGAAAAGCCAT ATAAAGAAGAGACCAGGGAGACAACAAGGGGACTATTG ATCCCCATTACTGAAGACCCACAGGGAAGGACTCAGCTAAACATAAGGACCATGAATAAGATGAAAACTGACATCAGGAATTCATTCACAGAAACTGTGGTCTATGACACAGTAGAATGA
- the LOC127557608 gene encoding immunoglobulin superfamily member 1-like: MDITQDGEQLFLTKVILKDFGFHYQLCTKESLWKKGNDPCRLCLHCEVRAQTEIFPRPTLWALPSPVVAKGADVTLRCQGQLGSDRFQLWKDGELREERNDSWSQADFVLRKVDDERDARSYRCRSGKGPLWSEYSEPLALMVTGAFSTPNIGTSPGPLISPGKTVTIWCQIPEQSPTQDCSFALLDAKSLEPLLLQIPAGLRTEFSLPSVRAKDTGSYRCIYYKKTPPHRASHPSPVVELTVLGDCS; encoded by the exons ATGGATATCACCCAAGATGGAGAACAGCTATTCCTGACAAAGGTGATCCTCAAGGACTTTGGCTTTCACTACCAACTTTGCACCAAGGAAAGTCTCTGGAAAAAAGGCAATGACCCCTGCA GGCTTTGTCTGCACTGCGAGGTTAGGGCACAGACAG AAATCTTTCCAAGACCCACCCTCTGGGCTCTCCCAAGTCCCGTGGTCGCCAAGGGAGCGGATGTGACCCTCAGGTGCCAGGGCCAACTGGGGAGTGACAGGTTCCAGCTCTGGAAGGATGGAGAgctcagagaggagagaaatgactCGTGGTCACAGGCAGACTTTGTGCTCAGGAAAGTAGATGATGAGAGAGATGCCAGAAGCTACAGGTGCCGCTCTGGAAAGGGGCCCTTGTGGTCAGAGTACAGTGAACCCCTGGCCCTGATGGTGACAG GAGCCTTCTCCACACCCAACATTGGAACTTCACCTGGACCCTTGATATCTCCAGGAAAAACAGTGACCATCTGGTGCCAAATACCCGAACAATCCCCCACTCAGGACTGCAGTTTTGCCCTGCTGGATGCAAAGAGCCTGGAGCCCTTACTGCTACAGATCCCTGCAGGGCTCAGGACTGAATTTTCACTTCCATCTGTGAGGGCCAAGGATACTGGGAGCTACAGGTGTATTTACTACAAGAAGACACCACCACACAGAGCATCCCATCCTAGCCCAGTGGTGGAGCTGACTGTGCTTGGTGACTGCTCATAA